In the genome of Bacillus sp. S3, one region contains:
- a CDS encoding methyl-accepting chemotaxis protein has protein sequence MTTLIRKTVLAVEVNIGRTATSVNEIKRTINHTAKSSEELDAAMGQAKQSVIELVASIQQVAGNTNETASSVEEISAAIEQMSVSIHIVADNATHLAAAAEQSSAAIEEMMASINHVAGNTGSVSTSVEEISAAIEEMGGSIKGVNETAIRLTATAKNSADSVAELVASIEQVAHSVHTVNQLSYSVKKDAETGTSSINETVNGMKEISQVINQASDVMENLGKSSEEIGSIIKVIDDIAEQTNLLALNAAIEAARAGEYGKGFAVVANEVRKLAERSASATKEITSLIIGIQTESRAAVASIKEGANKVEIGNELANKTNQAVKKIVGGIVQISKEMEQIAEATAEQRRQSELISKAVDDVAIQTKDMTHSTKEQRITAEEIVNTVVHINSEIQQIASAVSEQAKGSREIVSAVEEITNQSSSVTNAAKEQSLTSNEIVQNINHIKERVEEISTATAEQAKYGQEVNTVVENVDIQTKELNESIEIQRKEAEKVALSMTEVNIEVKKLK, from the coding sequence ATGACGACACTTATTCGTAAAACTGTTTTGGCAGTTGAAGTAAATATCGGTAGGACCGCTACTTCCGTTAATGAGATTAAAAGAACCATTAACCATACTGCTAAAAGTTCAGAAGAATTAGATGCAGCAATGGGTCAAGCAAAACAATCAGTGATTGAGTTAGTTGCCTCCATTCAACAGGTGGCCGGGAACACCAATGAGACTGCCTCCAGTGTAGAAGAAATTTCAGCGGCTATCGAACAAATGAGTGTTTCCATCCATATTGTCGCCGATAATGCAACCCATTTAGCTGCCGCTGCTGAACAATCTTCTGCAGCAATTGAGGAAATGATGGCATCTATCAATCATGTAGCCGGTAATACGGGGTCTGTAAGCACAAGTGTAGAAGAGATTTCAGCAGCGATTGAAGAAATGGGCGGTTCCATAAAAGGGGTTAATGAAACAGCAATCAGATTAACGGCTACAGCAAAAAATTCTGCTGATTCGGTTGCGGAATTGGTTGCTTCAATCGAGCAGGTTGCCCATAGTGTACATACCGTTAATCAATTAAGTTATTCTGTTAAAAAAGATGCAGAAACAGGCACAAGTTCTATCAATGAAACAGTAAATGGAATGAAAGAAATATCACAGGTGATTAATCAAGCGAGTGATGTAATGGAGAACCTAGGAAAAAGTTCAGAGGAGATAGGCAGCATTATCAAGGTTATAGATGATATTGCTGAGCAAACCAATCTGTTAGCGCTAAATGCCGCAATTGAGGCTGCCCGTGCAGGTGAATATGGCAAGGGATTTGCGGTGGTGGCGAATGAAGTTCGTAAACTAGCTGAACGTTCTGCCTCTGCAACAAAAGAAATAACAAGCCTGATCATAGGAATACAAACTGAATCAAGAGCGGCAGTTGCCTCAATAAAGGAAGGGGCCAATAAGGTAGAGATTGGAAATGAATTGGCGAATAAAACAAACCAAGCTGTCAAAAAAATAGTTGGAGGAATTGTACAAATATCAAAAGAAATGGAGCAAATTGCAGAAGCAACAGCAGAACAAAGAAGGCAAAGTGAGCTCATTTCCAAAGCGGTTGATGATGTGGCAATCCAGACAAAAGATATGACTCATTCTACTAAGGAACAGAGGATTACGGCTGAAGAGATTGTGAATACTGTTGTTCACATCAATAGCGAGATCCAGCAAATTGCGAGTGCTGTCTCGGAACAAGCAAAGGGCAGCCGTGAAATTGTCTCTGCTGTTGAAGAAATTACCAATCAATCTAGCTCTGTAACCAATGCGGCAAAGGAACAATCTCTTACTTCTAATGAAATTGTTCAAAATATTAACCATATAAAAGAAAGAGTAGAAGAAATAAGCACGGCCACTGCGGAACAGGCAAAGTATGGTCAAGAAGTAAATACAGTGGTTGAAAATGTGGATATTCAAACGAAGGAGTTAAATGAAAGTATTGAAATTCAAAGGAAAGAAGCAGAAAAGGTTGCACTTTCTATGACTGAAGTAAATATAGAAGTAAAGAAACTGAAATAG